AGCATAGCCACGCAAAGTCGGCGAGATGCTCAATTCACGTTTCTCGAACAGGAATCCGCTGCGTCGCCTGGTTGACCAGCCGATGCCGGGGAGACATGCGACTGCGTGCCGGTGGCGGAGGCGTTTCCCAAGGCCAGCGATCCCCGCTCCGAATAGTCCCGCCAACCCTCCCGACTCGCTAGCCGCACAAACCGTAGCTCTCGGGCATCCTCGCGACAGCTCGAGACAGGCACCGGAGGCATCCCGCTTCGGCAGGCCGGGAAGTTGTTCTCGCAAACAATCAATCACGTCCTCGGGAGTCCGAGACCGCTTCAGGTTGCCGGACCGCTCGGTCAAGATGGCATCCCTGGCCACAAGAATAAGTGATGACCTATAAAGAATTCTTAGAAAATGTCGAACCGGCCCTCGGGGTTTCGCGGGGAAGAAACACTGATAAATCGAAATCAGGGGCCGCGCCAAGGCTGCGGGCCCGGCAATCACAGTCCGCCCCCTTTTGTGTGTAACGGAGATCAAGGCGGAGTTCCGCAGAGAGCCGCCCGAGTTTCACCGGGTCGGCGCCCGACAGTGCCTCTCCCACATCGCCGAGCGAGTCGACCATGGCGTGCCGCGACGTCCTCGGGATCGAGCAGTGTCTCGTGTCGCGTCCACCGACCGAACACAGCAAACCCGGTGTACCGAGGATTGTCGAGAATCACGCGCACCGTGCTCGCCTGCTGGCCGTCGGCGAGCCGATGCCGGTTCCGCTCCGGCTTACGCGCCAAAGGACAGGCAATGCGATCGCGGTTCAACGCTGCCGCGATCGCCCGGTCCCCCTTCCCGTCGGAGGTACTCGGCGAAGATCCGGCGCACGACCTCGGCCCGGAAGGCGCGCGGCGCGGCGCTGGAGAAACATCGGCAAGTGCACAGTGCGAGCACTGTGCACCTTCCCACCAGGCATCGCTCGTGAAGCCCGCCGACCGCCGGGATCCCCGCCTGCCCCTCTCTGTCGATCGAAGGACTGGATCGCGACATTCATCTCCCCGAGGTGAGACGCCACCCTCTTGCCCTGCTCCTGCTCCGCCAGAACTCCTGATAGGGGCCCGGCACCTCGACGAGCTCCTCATGCCTGCCCTGCTGGACGATCCGCCCTTCATCCAACATCAGGATCTGGTCCGCCCTGGTCACCGTGTTCAGACGGTGTGCGATCACGAGCAGAGCCCTGTCCTGTGCCAGCTTCGACACCGCAGCCTGGATGATCGC
The Actinoalloteichus fjordicus DNA segment above includes these coding regions:
- a CDS encoding recombinase family protein, with product MRSSSRCRAPIRSSGGAGAGQEGGVSPRGDECRDPVLRSTERGRRGSRRSAGFTSDAWWEGAQCSHCALADVSPAPRRAPSGPRSCAGSSPSTSDGKGDRAIAAALNRDRIACPLARKPERNRHRLADGQQASTVRVILDNPRYTGFAVFGRWTRHETLLDPEDVAARHGRLARRCGRGTVGRRPGETRAALCGTPP